In the Brachionichthys hirsutus isolate HB-005 chromosome 13, CSIRO-AGI_Bhir_v1, whole genome shotgun sequence genome, ACGCAGCATTTTGCGTTGAGTTTACTTTTCGATCGTATCGGCGGTTGgcttgaaatgttttaaataacaAGTAACACGATTATAAGTACACGAAAAAACACAGAATCTATCTTTCCCTCGTACTAGCAGCTCTTAGCAGTTTATCTGGTCAAAGTTACTTGGTGCGAAATGCGTTTCCACAAAGCTTCAGCAGGTTTAATgtgttgccatagcaacggGCTGCGCCTCCTGTGCGTTGTAAACTGATGTCCAGCTGTCAGAGGTTCGGTCTAGCTAATTGTCACCTATAAATTACACACCTGCCGTCATAATCATGGCCCATTACAGGGTGAGTATTTGGAACATACTGTAGTACACGGCGTAGCGATTGTAATTTTGTTAACATTGTTAATGTCGGCTGATAGGAGTAAGCCCAATGAAGCATGGGCTAATTAGCTAGCATCATAGCAGAGACTCTTAAACAGTTCCCCTCCTCAGACGTTAGTTTGAATCATGTTTCTATTTCCCGTTTCTCTCCACAAACCCGTCATTATTTTTGCCCGTTGCTAAAAACCCGTCAAACGTGTTCTGCAGGTTTACTTGCAAGGTAATAATCATTTAGCCTGTCGTGTTTCTCAGGCCTCGGAATCAAAGCGAGAACATTTTAGAAGATATCTGGAGAAATCTGGGGTCCTCGACGCGATAACGTCCGGTGAGTATACAAAGAAGCTCAAAATGCGACTCGAGCACGATGCTTCTTACTTTCATCGATGATTTATCACCATTTTACTTCTCTTTTGCAGCTCTAGTCGCGCTGTACGAAGAGACGGACAAACCCAACAATGCACTGGAGTATCCTGAGCTTCCGGTTGTAATTAATAACAGTGATGTATCTGTGCCCTTTTTCTTGACTTGACTTCACAAAAAATAGCATCAAGTCTAAATTATTCACTGATCTTGTTGTGGCTGTCATTGACGTAAGGTATAGAGACCGGAATGGTAACAATATTGAAAATAATCTCATATTACATATTTTAAGTTGGCACAGGAATTCCATACAATTTCACAAATTTAGAAGTACATGAGCAGAACTTTTAAGTGGTATTTATTCCGTTAttgctgctccagcagctggaTCGAGGATAAAAACTGGAGCCACCAGATGAGTTATCCACAAAGCATCATATGTCCAAAATCCCTTTATTTATAAAAGCAGTAAAATTACACCAGActtgacaaacacaaaaataaaccttAGTTTTAACCAGAGTTTATGTGTTCCCACAAATGTGAGGACACTTTGCATGCAATCTGCTGCACAATTCTGCAGCAATCACCGGAATGCCTCATTTAGGTAAATCGCTTCCTCATTGGTAGGATTGATTTGTTGGCATTATTTTTGTGCATTTGAATTGTGCATTAATTCCTTAATTATACAGGTGAAAATGTGTGGCAGGAAATGGAATAGAGAGCGAAGCCGGTAATTAAGAGTGTGTAAGCACACGTTCTTCAGAGGACTTTTTACGATCAACATTTAAGCACATTAGAAGTTGATTTCAACGTATGAATGTTGAAACCACAGAATGAatgattattttgtttgttgaatACCTCAGTGCTCTCTGGGTAGTAAACTAGTACAGTCTACAGGGGGTTAGTTAGCTACCGGTAACtagagacagaaacaaacaaacaaaaagaatataTCTACGTGAGCAGTCGGAGAAAGAAAcaacactgttgttgttgtttttactcaTATGGATTTAAGGCAATAAAGATTTCTGATTGCTAAACGAGTGCATATGTTGACCCTAACCATCGGCCCAGTTTCATAAAGCTTCACCTCGGCGCGGCTGGTCCGGAGCCGGCAGACACCGAGGCTCTTCGTATGGAGCTGGACGATCTGCAGCAGAAGTTCAACCTGCTGATGGAGGAGAACAAAGAGCTGAGGAACAAGGTGAAAGTCTGCTAACAACCAGAAGTGCACGTGTGTTGAGCTGTGGGTGAACTTCTGCTTTAATACCACTTCCAGCTGATGCAGTGTGAAACGCCACCTGAAGATGAAGCGGCAGAGTGAGAGGGGGCGACCACCTTCATTGCTTTCGGGGGttaaagagaaaggaaaagcatTGAGCAATAATAGCATGTTTGAAGTAGATGAAAGTGTTTATTACATAAGAGCGAATGTACAGTGAAACACAATCACTGTTAGTTTTCTGAGATAACAAGCGACGTTTTTTGGTTtgtcataaataaaacatgattttCCAATATTGGCATTCGTCTTGATGTCCTAAATGTACAAGTGTTTTTCcctgccgacacacacacacacacacacacacacacactcacacgctcaTCTGgaatacatgaaataaaaaataaataaaaagaattcctttttaaaatgatttaattaaatatgaaaatcaAGCACGTTGCCATAGGTCGCTGGTCATGTGCCTAATGAGAATTCAAAGTTTGATAAATGACAGCATATTAAATGAGTTCTTAGTTATATTTTCCATGGCAATGAATAGAATCTGAAACCAGTTATTTTAGTGCTAAATATTCCT is a window encoding:
- the mycbp gene encoding C-Myc-binding protein; its protein translation is MAHYRASESKREHFRRYLEKSGVLDAITSALVALYEETDKPNNALDFIKLHLGAAGPEPADTEALRMELDDLQQKFNLLMEENKELRNKLMQCETPPEDEAAE